One window of Nicotiana tomentosiformis chromosome 11, ASM39032v3, whole genome shotgun sequence genomic DNA carries:
- the LOC104116809 gene encoding probable methyltransferase PMT2: protein MANKSSGDNRTRTSVSIFIVTGLCCFFYLLGAWQRSGFGKGDSIALAVTKTAGENCNILPNLNFETRHGGQAGSIDDSGTEVKIFKPCHPRYTDYTPCQDQKRAMHFPRENMIYRERHCPPQEKKLHCLIPAPKGYVTPFPWPKSRDYVPYANAPYKSLTVEKAIQNWIQYEGNVFRFPGGGTQFPQGADKYIDQLASVIPIQNGTVRTALDTGCGVASWGAYLWKRNVIAMSFAPRDSHEAQVQFALERGVPAVIGVLGTVKMPYPSKAFDMAHCSRCLIPWGSADGILMMEVDRVLRPGGYWVLSGPPINWKTNYKAWQRPKEELQEEQRKIEDIAKRLCWEKKSEKGETAIWQKRMDAESCHSEQEDSAATFCKSADPDDVWYKKMEGCTTPSKGNGDDEGLKPFPERLYAVPPRIANGLVSGVSVEAYLEDNKKWKKHVSAYTKINKLIDTGRYRNIMDMNAGLGGFAAALHSSKMWVMNVMPTITEKNTLGVIYERGLIGIYHDWCEAFSTYPRTYDLIHAHGLFSLYKDKCDFEDILLEMDRILRPEGAVIMRDDVEVLIKVKKIIGGMRWDFKLMDHEDGPLVPEKVVVAVKKYWTVGDYNSTFTR from the exons ATGGCAAATAAAAGTTCAGGGGACAATAGGACTAGGACTTCAGTGTCGATCTTTATAGTAACTGGTCTATGTTGCTTCTTCTATTTGCTTGGAGCATGGCAAAGAAGTGGCTTTGGGAAGGGAGATAGTATAGCTCTGGCAGTCACCAAGACCGCTGGTGAGAACTGCAATATCCTACCGAATCTCAATTTTGAGACTCGTCATGGTGGCCAAGCGGGTAGCATTGATGATTCAGGAACAGAagtcaaaatatttaagccaTGTCATCCTCGTTACACCGATTATACACCGTGTCAAGATCAAAAGCGTGCTATGCACTTCCCAAGGGAAAATATGATCTATCGGGAAAGGCATTGTCCACCTCAAGAAAAGAAGTTGCATTGCCTTATTCCAGCACCTAAGGGGTATGTTACCCCATTTCCGTGGCCAAAAAGTCGGGATTATGTTCCATATGCAAATGCTCCATATAAGAGCTTGACCGTCGAGAAGGCCATTCAAAACTGGATTCAGTATGAAGGTAATGTGTTTAGGTTTCCTGGAGGAGGGACACAGTTTCCTCAAGGAGCAGATAAGTATATTGATCAGCTTGCTTCAGTAATCCCGATTCAAAATGGAACTGTTCGGACAGCTCTGGACACTGGTTGTGGG GTTGCAAGTTGGGGTGCTTATCTTTGGAAAAGGAATGTCATAGCAATGTCATTTGCCCCCAGAGACTCACATGAAGCTCAGGTTCAGTTCGCTCTTGAAAGGGGTGTGCCCGCTGTTATTGGCGTACTAGGAACAGTCAAAATGCCATACCCATCTAAGGCGTTTGATATGGCTCATTGTTCTCGTTGTCTAATCCCATGGGGATCTGCTG ATGGAATCCTCATGATGGAAGTTGATAGAGTTCTTAGACCTGGCGGTTATTGGGTGCTTTCTGGCCCTCCTATCAATTGGAAGACTAATTACAAGGCGTGGCAACGACCCAAGGAGGAACTTCAGGAAGAACAAAGGAAGATTGAAGATATTGCTAAACGTCTTTGCTGGGAGAAGAAATCTGAGAAGGGAGAGACTGCAATTTGGCAGAAAAGGATGGATGCTGAGTCATGCCATTCAGAACAAGAAGATTCTGCAGCTACATTTTGTAAATCTGCAGATCCAGATGATGTCTG GTACAAGAAAATGGAGGGATGCACAACACCAAGCAAAGGTAATGGTGATGATGAGGGTCTAAAGCCATTCCCTGAGAGACTTTATGCTGTTCCCCCACGCATTGCTAATGGACTAGTTTCTGGAGTCTCCGTTGAGGCATATCTGGAAGACAACAAGAAATGGAAGAAGCATGTAAGTGCTTATACGAAAATTAACAAACTCATCGACACAGGAAGGTACCGTAACATCATGGATATGAATGCTGGACTTGGAGGTTTTGCTGCAGCTCTTCATTCTTCCAAAATGTGGGTTATGAATGTTATGCCAACAATAACCGAGAAAAATACCTTGGGGGTTATATATGAACGAGGGCTTATCGGAATTTATCATGACTG GTGTGAAGCATTCTCTACGTACCCAAGGACTTACGATCTCATTCATGCTCATGGTCTTTTCAGTTTATACAAGGACAA GTGTGACTTTGAAGACATTCTCTTAGAGATGGACCGTATATTGCGGCCAGAAGGCGCTGTTATAATGAGGGACGATGTAGAGGTGCTAATTAAGGTGAAGAAGATAATAGGAGGTATGAGATGGGACTTTAAATTGATGGATCATGAAGACGGCCCCCTTGTTCCTGAGAAAGTAGTCGTAGCAGTCAAAAAATATTGGACTGTTGGTGATTATAATTCCACATTCACACGATAA